The Gordonibacter urolithinfaciens genome contains a region encoding:
- a CDS encoding LysR family transcriptional regulator, with the protein MNIEYLHYFLDVAKTKSITRAAKLNFISPQGMSRAMNELEKELGCELLIRYPNKLALSPVGEELVPKAAEIIDGYAEMLEFAAAKSRVLHAGGGRSVQLECQNIAMLAFLTQEAKDYIFESRDLRFRESQNSQIRRDLLAISASEADEVCPAIIGLTCFFNQERSSFGGIDDLEAKGFQYRPYLKTYDKVMVCARSPLAEKDVLSDEDVISKPLVSTNTHLYSLLSKRYGRDAIELSSADFSLRRRMVECDAAVSFLPAIASLTMLGETGFVLRDMERSYEVEIGFVGMQSDLESACFQGLMRILDGFYRDHVDSGLYVLCD; encoded by the coding sequence ATGAATATCGAGTACTTGCACTATTTCTTGGACGTGGCGAAAACCAAGTCCATCACCCGGGCGGCAAAGCTGAACTTCATTTCGCCGCAGGGTATGAGCCGCGCGATGAACGAGCTCGAGAAGGAACTCGGTTGCGAGCTTCTCATCCGTTACCCCAACAAGCTCGCCCTTTCCCCTGTCGGCGAGGAGCTCGTTCCCAAGGCAGCCGAGATCATCGATGGATATGCGGAGATGCTCGAGTTTGCCGCTGCGAAGTCCCGAGTGCTGCATGCGGGTGGTGGCCGGTCCGTTCAGCTGGAATGCCAGAACATCGCCATGCTGGCCTTCTTGACGCAGGAAGCCAAAGATTATATCTTCGAATCGCGTGACCTGCGTTTTCGCGAGTCTCAGAACTCCCAGATCCGTCGCGATCTCCTTGCCATCAGCGCAAGTGAGGCCGATGAAGTCTGCCCTGCCATCATCGGCCTCACTTGCTTCTTCAACCAAGAGCGCTCCAGTTTCGGGGGCATCGACGACTTGGAGGCCAAGGGCTTCCAGTACCGGCCCTACTTGAAAACCTACGACAAGGTCATGGTGTGCGCGCGCTCGCCCTTGGCAGAGAAGGACGTTCTTTCTGATGAGGACGTTATCTCCAAGCCGCTGGTGTCGACCAACACGCATTTGTACAGCCTTCTATCAAAGCGTTATGGGCGTGATGCCATCGAGCTTTCCAGTGCCGATTTCTCGCTGCGAAGGCGCATGGTGGAATGCGATGCGGCTGTGTCGTTCCTGCCCGCCATCGCCTCGCTTACCATGCTTGGGGAAACTGGGTTCGTCCTACGCGACATGGAGCGTTCCTACGAGGTGGAGATAGGGTTCGTGGGTATGCAGTCCGACCTCGAGTCCGCCTGTTTTCAAGGGCTCATGCGCATCCTGGATGGTTTCTACCGTGATCACGTGGACTCGGGCCTGTACGTGCTGTGCGACTGA
- the gatC gene encoding Asp-tRNA(Asn)/Glu-tRNA(Gln) amidotransferase subunit GatC, protein MTQHVTEHDVRDIAEYTRIGLTDEEVSQMTVDLNAIIDSLAPITEYDLEGVEPTFHPIGSLSNVMRDDVEAPSFTQEEALENAPKQQDGCFLIPSILGEGGDR, encoded by the coding sequence ATGACCCAACATGTAACCGAACATGATGTGCGCGACATCGCGGAGTACACGCGCATCGGCCTCACGGACGAGGAGGTGTCGCAGATGACGGTCGACCTGAACGCCATCATCGACAGCCTCGCGCCCATCACCGAGTACGACCTGGAGGGCGTGGAGCCCACGTTCCACCCCATCGGCAGCCTGTCGAACGTCATGCGCGACGATGTGGAGGCGCCCTCCTTCACGCAGGAGGAGGCGCTCGAGAACGCGCCCAAGCAGCAGGACGGCTGCTTCCTCATCCCGTCCATTCTGGGAGAAGGGGGCGATCGCTGA
- the gatA gene encoding Asp-tRNA(Asn)/Glu-tRNA(Gln) amidotransferase subunit GatA, with amino-acid sequence MGAASSSAFGAMGAREIRAGLAAKDFSAREVAEGSLARIEAANKDLNAFLETTGQLALDAAARIDAAVAAGTLDELGPLAGVPVAFKDNMNLAGTHTTCSSKMLENYVSPFTATCVERAIASGGIPLGKLNMDEFAFGSSTETSAFGPTKNPWDVTCVPGGSSGGSAAAVAAGLATVTLGSDTGGSIRQPGSFCGTVAVKPTYGVVSRYGVVAFGSSLDQVGPFARSVEDAALAMNAIAGRDVRDCTSQDVGTDFTANLAEGVRGMRIGVVPAFMEAKGLTPEVKAKVEEAAEHLRALGAELVEVELPNAQAAMSAYYVLGPCEAFSNLARFDSVRYGYCDPGHKDLGSQYEASRAIGFGPETRRRVMLGSYLLSAGVYDTYYYPAQQVRTLITQDYARAYEQVDCILAPVSPRTSFKFGEVSDPTDMYLSDMFTISINIAGNGGMSLPVGLGADTHLPVGVQLISPAFKDENMFRAAAALETVYGPAPVAPAYADGKAGE; translated from the coding sequence ATGGGCGCCGCATCCTCTTCCGCGTTCGGCGCGATGGGCGCCCGCGAGATCCGCGCGGGACTCGCCGCCAAGGACTTCAGCGCCCGCGAGGTCGCCGAAGGCTCGCTCGCGCGCATCGAAGCTGCGAACAAGGACCTCAACGCCTTCCTCGAGACCACCGGGCAGCTGGCGCTCGATGCCGCCGCGCGCATCGACGCGGCCGTGGCCGCCGGCACGCTGGACGAGCTCGGTCCGCTGGCCGGCGTTCCCGTGGCGTTCAAGGACAACATGAACCTGGCGGGCACCCATACCACGTGCTCGTCGAAGATGCTCGAGAACTACGTGTCGCCCTTCACGGCCACGTGCGTGGAGCGCGCCATCGCGTCCGGGGGCATCCCGCTCGGCAAGCTCAACATGGACGAGTTCGCGTTCGGCTCCTCCACGGAGACGAGCGCCTTCGGCCCCACGAAGAACCCGTGGGACGTCACGTGCGTGCCCGGCGGCTCGTCGGGCGGCAGCGCGGCGGCCGTGGCCGCGGGCCTGGCCACGGTCACGCTCGGCTCGGACACGGGCGGCTCCATCCGCCAGCCCGGCAGCTTCTGCGGCACGGTGGCCGTGAAGCCCACGTACGGCGTGGTGTCGCGCTACGGCGTGGTGGCCTTCGGCAGCTCGCTCGACCAGGTGGGCCCGTTCGCGCGCTCGGTGGAGGACGCGGCGCTCGCCATGAACGCCATCGCCGGACGCGACGTGCGCGACTGCACGAGCCAGGACGTCGGCACCGACTTCACGGCGAACCTCGCCGAGGGCGTGCGCGGCATGCGCATCGGCGTGGTGCCCGCCTTCATGGAAGCCAAGGGCCTCACGCCCGAGGTCAAGGCCAAGGTGGAGGAGGCGGCGGAGCACCTGCGCGCCCTGGGCGCAGAGCTCGTGGAGGTGGAGCTGCCCAACGCCCAGGCCGCCATGAGCGCCTACTACGTGCTGGGTCCCTGCGAGGCCTTCAGCAACCTGGCCCGCTTCGACTCCGTGCGCTACGGCTACTGCGATCCGGGCCATAAGGATCTGGGCAGCCAGTACGAGGCCAGCCGCGCCATCGGCTTCGGCCCCGAGACGCGCCGCCGCGTCATGCTGGGCAGCTACCTGCTGTCCGCCGGCGTGTACGACACGTACTACTACCCGGCCCAGCAGGTGCGCACGCTCATCACGCAGGATTACGCGCGCGCCTACGAGCAGGTGGACTGCATCCTGGCGCCCGTGTCGCCGCGCACGTCGTTCAAGTTCGGCGAGGTGAGCGATCCTACGGACATGTACCTGTCCGACATGTTCACCATCTCCATCAACATCGCGGGCAACGGCGGCATGAGCCTGCCGGTGGGCCTGGGAGCGGACACGCACCTGCCGGTGGGCGTGCAGCTGATCTCGCCGGCGTTCAAGGACGAGAACATGTTCCGCGCGGCCGCGGCGCTCGAGACGGTGTACGGCCCCGCCCCCGTGGCGCCCGCCTACGCCGATGGAAAGGCAGGTGAGTAG
- the gatB gene encoding Asp-tRNA(Asn)/Glu-tRNA(Gln) amidotransferase subunit GatB: MRKLEEVLQDWEAVIGLEIHAELTTLDTKMFCGCKLEFGAEPNTHTCPVCLGLPGALPVPNRAAIESIVLAGLATNCDIEKHSMFYRKTYMYPDMSKNYQTTQGPVAFCMRGHLDLDVDGAAAKERVDLDGLEVGESRGNVTRTADGYTAHVGITRIHMEEDAGKMVHIGGGEGRIAGATHSLVDYNRAGTPLTELVTEPDLRTPEEARLFMQKLRQIYLALGISDCSMEEGSMRCDGNVSLRRRGAKEFGVKTELKNMNSFKNLHDGLAYEICRQAEVLEEGGQIFQETRHWDPSKKRTIVMRVKETADDYRLFPDPDLAPYDLTDEWIDSVRAKLPELPDQKAARFEDAFGLSAYDARHLVEHRETADFFEACMELAGGDAAKLAKPVANLVINDVTAYLNAADGVKLADTALSPARAVALVKLVAADAISSKQGKEVFAAILEEDKDPEAIVAERGMEQVSDTGAIEAVVDAVLAANPDKVAQYQGGKTGLIGFFVGQCMKEMRGQGNPKVINELLVRQLNS, from the coding sequence ATGCGCAAGCTCGAAGAGGTGCTGCAGGACTGGGAGGCCGTCATCGGCCTCGAGATCCATGCCGAGCTCACCACGCTCGACACCAAGATGTTCTGCGGCTGCAAGCTGGAGTTCGGCGCCGAGCCGAACACGCACACGTGCCCCGTGTGCCTGGGGCTTCCCGGCGCGCTGCCCGTGCCGAACCGCGCGGCCATCGAGTCCATCGTGCTGGCGGGCCTGGCCACGAACTGCGACATCGAGAAGCACTCGATGTTCTACCGCAAGACCTACATGTACCCCGATATGTCGAAGAACTACCAGACCACGCAGGGCCCGGTGGCCTTCTGCATGCGCGGCCACCTCGACCTCGACGTGGACGGCGCGGCCGCCAAGGAGCGCGTCGACCTGGACGGGCTCGAGGTGGGCGAGAGCCGCGGCAACGTGACGCGCACGGCGGACGGCTACACCGCCCACGTGGGCATCACGCGCATCCACATGGAGGAGGACGCGGGCAAGATGGTGCACATCGGCGGCGGCGAGGGACGCATCGCCGGGGCCACGCACTCGCTCGTGGACTACAACCGCGCCGGCACGCCGCTCACCGAGCTCGTGACCGAGCCCGACCTGCGCACGCCCGAGGAGGCGCGCCTGTTCATGCAGAAGCTGCGCCAGATCTACCTGGCGCTCGGCATCTCCGACTGCTCCATGGAGGAGGGCTCCATGCGCTGCGACGGCAACGTGTCGCTGCGCCGCCGCGGCGCCAAGGAGTTCGGCGTCAAGACCGAGCTCAAGAACATGAACAGCTTCAAGAACCTCCACGACGGGCTGGCCTACGAGATCTGCCGCCAGGCGGAAGTGCTCGAGGAGGGCGGCCAGATCTTCCAGGAGACGCGGCACTGGGACCCCTCCAAGAAGCGCACCATCGTGATGCGCGTGAAGGAGACGGCCGACGACTACCGCCTGTTCCCGGACCCGGACCTCGCGCCCTACGACCTGACCGACGAGTGGATCGACTCGGTGCGCGCCAAGCTCCCCGAGCTGCCCGACCAGAAGGCGGCCCGCTTCGAGGACGCGTTCGGGCTCTCCGCCTACGACGCGCGCCACCTGGTGGAGCATCGCGAGACGGCCGACTTCTTTGAGGCGTGCATGGAGCTTGCCGGCGGCGACGCGGCCAAGCTGGCCAAGCCGGTGGCGAACCTCGTGATCAACGACGTGACCGCCTATCTGAACGCCGCAGACGGCGTGAAGCTCGCCGACACGGCGCTCTCGCCCGCGCGCGCGGTGGCGCTCGTGAAGCTTGTGGCTGCCGACGCCATCTCGTCCAAGCAAGGCAAGGAGGTGTTCGCCGCCATCCTCGAGGAGGACAAGGACCCGGAGGCCATCGTGGCCGAGCGCGGCATGGAGCAGGTGTCGGACACCGGCGCCATCGAGGCCGTCGTGGACGCGGTGCTGGCCGCGAACCCCGACAAGGTGGCCCAGTACCAAGGCGGCAAGACCGGCCTCATCGGCTTTTTCGTGGGCCAGTGCATGAAGGAGATGCGCGGCCAGGGCAATCCGAAGGTCATCAACGAGCTGCTCGTGCGTCAGCTTAACAGCTGA
- a CDS encoding alanine/glycine:cation symporter family protein encodes MDFNEWLVGFTGELSGFLYTYILLLLLVVVGVYFTIRTKAVQLRYLKDMFSQLTEKKHVQGERSISSFQALMVSTASRVGTGNIAGVATAIATGGPGAVFWMGLMAIIGAASAFVESTLAQIWKVRGKEGEFRGGPAYYIEQALGKRWLGVLFAVLLILCFAFGFNGLQAFNATSSLEYYIPDYATNGTAIACGIVLAVMTAFVIFGGAKRISVITSIIVPIMAVGYIGIAVWTTIANIGELPKVFGMVFASAFDFQAIFGGFAGSVVMLGIKRGLYSNEAGMGSAPNAAATASVSHPCKQGLVQSLSVYIDTLLICTCSAMMVLVFYVQDPEAAAALNGMPLVQMAVNNSVGEVGIHFITFAIFAFAFSSLIGNYFYAENNLRFIKGNSRALLFVFRIVCLGVIFYGAVNSFDLAWNLADIFMGFMAMVNLVAILLLGKWALKVLDDYTAQRKAGKDPVFVADRIPGLPKTECWHTETVEDFGKPPVQEYLDEQIEVEYAGLN; translated from the coding sequence ATGGACTTCAACGAATGGCTCGTCGGGTTCACCGGGGAGTTGAGCGGGTTTTTGTACACGTACATCCTGCTGTTGCTGCTCGTGGTGGTGGGCGTGTACTTCACCATCCGCACGAAGGCGGTGCAGCTGCGCTACCTCAAGGACATGTTCTCGCAGCTGACCGAGAAGAAGCACGTCCAGGGCGAGCGGTCCATCTCGTCGTTCCAGGCGCTCATGGTGTCCACGGCCTCGCGCGTGGGCACGGGCAACATCGCCGGCGTGGCCACGGCCATAGCAACCGGCGGTCCGGGTGCCGTGTTCTGGATGGGGCTCATGGCCATCATCGGCGCGGCGTCGGCGTTCGTGGAGTCCACGCTCGCGCAGATCTGGAAGGTGCGCGGCAAGGAGGGCGAGTTCCGCGGCGGTCCGGCCTACTACATCGAGCAGGCGCTCGGGAAGCGCTGGCTGGGCGTTTTGTTCGCCGTGCTGCTCATCCTGTGCTTCGCGTTCGGGTTCAACGGGCTGCAGGCCTTCAACGCCACGTCATCGCTCGAGTACTACATCCCCGACTACGCAACGAACGGCACGGCCATCGCCTGCGGTATCGTGCTGGCGGTGATGACGGCGTTCGTCATCTTCGGCGGGGCGAAGCGCATCAGCGTCATCACCTCCATCATCGTGCCCATCATGGCCGTCGGCTACATCGGCATTGCGGTATGGACCACCATCGCCAATATCGGCGAGCTGCCGAAGGTATTCGGCATGGTGTTTGCCTCGGCGTTCGACTTCCAGGCGATCTTCGGCGGCTTCGCGGGCTCCGTCGTGATGCTGGGCATCAAGCGCGGCCTGTACTCCAACGAGGCCGGCATGGGCTCCGCGCCGAACGCGGCCGCCACGGCGAGCGTGTCGCACCCCTGCAAGCAGGGCCTCGTGCAGAGCCTGTCCGTGTACATCGACACGTTGCTCATCTGCACGTGCTCGGCCATGATGGTGCTCGTGTTCTACGTGCAGGACCCCGAGGCCGCCGCCGCGCTCAACGGCATGCCGCTCGTGCAGATGGCGGTGAACAACTCGGTGGGAGAGGTCGGCATCCACTTCATCACGTTCGCCATCTTCGCCTTTGCGTTCTCCAGCCTCATCGGCAACTACTTCTACGCTGAGAACAACCTGCGCTTCATCAAGGGCAACAGCAGGGCGCTCTTGTTCGTGTTCCGGATCGTGTGCCTGGGCGTCATCTTCTACGGCGCGGTGAACAGCTTCGACCTTGCGTGGAACCTCGCCGACATCTTCATGGGCTTCATGGCCATGGTGAACCTTGTGGCCATCCTGCTTCTGGGGAAGTGGGCGCTCAAGGTGCTCGACGACTACACGGCGCAGCGCAAGGCCGGCAAGGACCCGGTGTTCGTGGCTGACCGCATCCCCGGGCTGCCGAAGACCGAGTGCTGGCACACCGAGACGGTAGAGGATTTCGGCAAGCCCCCGGTGCAGGAGTACCTCGACGAGCAGATAGAGGTGGAGTACGCGGGGCTGAACTGA
- a CDS encoding holotricin-3 yields MADENRRAGDWQRKDLRQNANDLVEDPNPKKWHQQTFWIVFFLLVFWPVGIVLVWRSGWHLAAKVLASVYVVVAVYFSYNMFLTVQAMQAAGMA; encoded by the coding sequence ATGGCAGACGAGAACCGACGCGCGGGCGACTGGCAGCGCAAGGACCTGCGGCAGAACGCGAACGACCTGGTGGAGGACCCCAACCCGAAGAAGTGGCACCAGCAGACGTTCTGGATCGTGTTCTTCCTGCTCGTCTTCTGGCCGGTGGGCATCGTGCTGGTGTGGCGGAGCGGTTGGCACTTGGCGGCCAAGGTGCTCGCAAGCGTGTACGTGGTCGTGGCCGTGTACTTCTCCTACAACATGTTCCTCACCGTGCAGGCGATGCAGGCTGCCGGCATGGCGTAG
- a CDS encoding DUF2797 domain-containing protein, whose amino-acid sequence MDNIETGRAAVLAGHGCDEDGPYLLVNDRVRNVQVRVGVRGRTFSLRRLPVRRCVGRHDLETHAKMPCPLDVELPPESKVTVCPACQEATGFNPSFYNTDFVSPQQRAYNAEPHIAYLAYFSPAHVKAGITGASRGVRRLLEQGARAGRIVGRFDDAYAARELEAALCAQPGIAETMRASKKADLLANERFDAAEAVSVLDRETARLAQVEAVVRAGFAPEPVQDFSPYYFGGPSPSCDDLQQPDGARDVCGGRCIGMVGSAIVFEQGGASFVVCLKDWESHEVELVENEVLCTYDFAPQQMSLL is encoded by the coding sequence ATGGACAACATCGAAACCGGCCGTGCGGCCGTGCTGGCTGGGCACGGCTGCGACGAGGACGGACCCTACCTGCTGGTGAACGACCGCGTGCGCAACGTGCAGGTGCGCGTGGGCGTGCGGGGACGCACGTTCTCGCTGCGACGCCTGCCCGTGCGCCGCTGCGTGGGGCGCCACGACCTGGAGACCCACGCCAAGATGCCGTGCCCGCTGGACGTGGAGCTGCCGCCCGAGTCCAAGGTCACGGTGTGCCCGGCCTGCCAGGAGGCAACCGGGTTCAATCCCTCGTTCTACAACACGGACTTCGTCTCCCCGCAGCAGCGCGCCTACAACGCGGAACCGCATATCGCCTATCTGGCGTACTTCTCGCCGGCGCATGTGAAGGCGGGCATCACGGGCGCATCGCGCGGCGTCCGCCGCCTGCTGGAGCAGGGGGCGCGGGCAGGGCGCATCGTCGGGCGGTTCGACGATGCCTACGCGGCGCGCGAGCTGGAGGCGGCGCTCTGCGCGCAGCCCGGCATCGCCGAGACCATGCGCGCGTCCAAGAAGGCCGACCTGCTGGCGAACGAGCGCTTCGACGCCGCCGAGGCCGTCTCCGTGCTCGACCGCGAGACCGCGCGCCTCGCGCAGGTGGAGGCCGTGGTGCGCGCCGGGTTCGCGCCCGAGCCGGTACAGGACTTCTCGCCCTACTACTTCGGCGGGCCCTCGCCCTCATGCGACGACCTCCAGCAGCCGGATGGCGCGCGCGACGTGTGCGGCGGCCGCTGCATCGGCATGGTGGGCAGCGCCATCGTGTTCGAACAGGGCGGCGCGAGCTTCGTCGTGTGCCTGAAAGACTGGGAGTCGCACGAGGTGGAGCTCGTGGAGAACGAGGTGCTGTGCACCTACGATTTCGCTCCCCAGCAGATGTCGCTGCTGTAG
- the hisZ gene encoding ATP phosphoribosyltransferase regulatory subunit, with protein sequence MNYVTPAGFRDVLTDEAQQRERITRAVQERFAARGYLPIETPTLEVMDVMRAGGRLAGSPFRFFDARGDLLAMRPDVTLQVARMTATRLAGQPGPFRFRYLQRVFREAEAEMQAKARELTQMGIECIGEEGPEADAEVVGLLAEALDVAGARGYTLALATVGVLRALLEASGAPAWWKEQVLDAYHASNFVELDRLTAPAGAGPAPDAEPGARASVPPVFAAAIRALPRIRGGRAAIDEVRALVAPLGCEDGLDAFARTYDLLEEAGLGERILVDFSVMSSFDYYTGLVFEAYAPGLGTPLGSGGRYDNMIAAYGESRPAAGFAFFLEQAMAAAAPVPAGCENAPSVPAAPNPCPLRIAVPKGSLNGDTIAALAAAGLDVAGLANPGRQLIIKNPGVEYVIVRPTDAPTFVALGAADCGICGKDSLLEADSDVVELVDLAFGACRFVVAEPAAAAGAADERYRELGSIRVATKYPGITAAHFARQGREVEIVKLHGNIELAPLTGMAERIVDITATGTTLAENDLVVVEEVLSSTARFFANACAFRTDERIVQLTQALAQAVQAAPQAQDDPAPQAPTKQG encoded by the coding sequence ATGAATTATGTGACACCGGCAGGATTCCGCGACGTGCTCACGGACGAGGCGCAGCAGCGCGAGCGCATCACGCGCGCCGTGCAGGAGCGTTTCGCGGCGCGCGGGTACCTGCCCATCGAGACGCCCACGCTCGAGGTCATGGACGTCATGCGGGCGGGTGGCCGTCTGGCCGGGTCCCCGTTTCGCTTCTTCGACGCGCGCGGCGACCTTTTGGCCATGCGCCCCGACGTCACCTTGCAGGTTGCGCGCATGACGGCAACGCGCCTGGCGGGCCAGCCGGGACCGTTCAGGTTCCGCTACCTGCAGCGCGTGTTCCGCGAGGCCGAGGCGGAGATGCAGGCGAAGGCGCGCGAGCTCACGCAGATGGGCATCGAGTGCATCGGGGAGGAGGGCCCCGAGGCCGACGCCGAGGTCGTGGGACTGCTCGCCGAGGCGCTCGACGTGGCGGGCGCGCGCGGCTACACGCTGGCGCTGGCCACGGTGGGCGTGCTGCGGGCGCTGCTCGAGGCGAGCGGGGCGCCCGCATGGTGGAAGGAGCAGGTGCTCGACGCCTACCATGCGTCGAACTTCGTGGAGCTCGACCGCCTGACGGCGCCTGCGGGCGCCGGTCCCGCTCCGGATGCGGAACCGGGTGCGCGCGCTTCGGTGCCGCCTGTGTTCGCGGCCGCCATCCGCGCGCTGCCGCGCATCCGCGGCGGGCGCGCGGCCATCGACGAGGTGCGCGCGCTCGTGGCGCCGCTCGGCTGCGAGGACGGCCTCGACGCGTTCGCCCGCACGTACGACCTGCTGGAGGAGGCGGGCCTGGGCGAGCGCATCCTCGTGGACTTCTCGGTCATGAGCTCGTTCGACTACTACACGGGCCTCGTGTTCGAGGCGTACGCCCCGGGGCTCGGCACCCCGCTCGGCAGCGGCGGCCGCTACGACAACATGATAGCCGCCTACGGCGAGAGCCGCCCCGCCGCCGGCTTCGCGTTCTTCTTGGAACAAGCCATGGCTGCCGCCGCCCCGGTTCCGGCGGGCTGCGAGAACGCGCCCAGCGTACCTGCGGCTCCCAACCCCTGCCCGCTGCGCATCGCGGTGCCCAAAGGCTCGCTCAACGGCGACACCATCGCGGCGCTCGCCGCGGCGGGGCTCGACGTCGCGGGGCTCGCGAACCCCGGCCGCCAGCTCATCATCAAGAACCCGGGCGTGGAGTACGTCATCGTGCGGCCCACCGACGCGCCCACGTTCGTGGCGCTGGGTGCGGCGGACTGCGGCATCTGCGGCAAGGACTCGCTCCTGGAAGCCGATTCGGACGTCGTGGAGTTGGTGGACCTGGCATTCGGCGCATGCCGCTTCGTGGTGGCCGAGCCGGCCGCCGCGGCGGGAGCGGCCGACGAGCGCTACCGCGAGCTCGGTTCCATCCGCGTGGCCACGAAGTACCCCGGCATCACGGCCGCCCACTTCGCCCGCCAGGGCAGGGAGGTGGAGATCGTGAAGCTGCACGGCAACATCGAACTGGCGCCGCTCACCGGCATGGCCGAGCGCATCGTGGACATAACGGCCACCGGTACCACGCTCGCCGAGAACGACCTCGTGGTGGTTGAAGAGGTGCTGTCATCGACTGCTCGGTTCTTCGCGAACGCATGCGCGTTCCGCACCGATGAGCGTATCGTACAATTGACCCAGGCGCTCGCGCAGGCCGTCCAGGCCGCCCCGCAGGCGCAGGACGACCCTGCGCCGCAGGCGCCGACGAAGCAAGGATAA
- the hisD gene encoding histidinol dehydrogenase, giving the protein MRRVILEPGEVFSNKHLKRTGAFNAAALTAATAIIEDVRERGDAALRDYTERFDGVRLEDFRVPQLAVDEAAAYVDDDTARALRQAASQIRDFHERQRQQSWFTVREDGALVGSKVEPLESVGIYVPGGRALYPSTVLMNALPAAVAGVPRIVCVTPPAKSGKLDPAILYACRLAGVTEIYAVGGAQAVAALAYGTESIEPVAKITGPGNAYVAAAKKVVSGDVGIDMIAGPSEVCVVADATADPALVAIDLMAQAEHDPLAACYLVTFDEAYADEVERAVERHLESSTRAEITAASLADQGLVVVCRDIPQALAAVNVIAPEHLELHLDHAFDLLGAIRNAGAIFLGAWTPEAVGDYVAGPNHTLPTGGTARYASPLSVDEFVKKSSVIQYSPAALARDADAVTTIARHEGLWAHAMSVEMRQNLLRTGNVFGEEGGPMGAASGAGAVGSGGADA; this is encoded by the coding sequence ATGCGTCGTGTGATACTCGAACCCGGCGAGGTTTTCTCGAACAAGCACCTCAAGCGCACCGGCGCGTTCAACGCCGCCGCGCTCACGGCGGCCACCGCCATCATCGAGGACGTGCGCGAGCGGGGCGACGCCGCCCTGCGCGACTACACGGAGCGCTTCGACGGCGTGCGCCTGGAGGATTTCCGCGTGCCGCAGCTGGCCGTCGACGAGGCCGCAGCCTACGTGGACGACGACACGGCGCGCGCGCTGCGCCAGGCCGCAAGCCAGATCCGCGACTTTCACGAGCGCCAGCGCCAGCAGAGCTGGTTCACCGTGCGCGAGGACGGCGCGCTCGTGGGCTCGAAGGTGGAGCCGCTGGAATCCGTGGGCATCTACGTGCCGGGCGGACGCGCGCTCTACCCCTCCACCGTGCTCATGAACGCCCTGCCCGCCGCCGTGGCCGGCGTGCCGCGCATCGTGTGCGTGACGCCGCCCGCGAAGTCGGGCAAGCTCGACCCGGCCATCCTCTACGCCTGCCGCCTGGCGGGCGTCACGGAGATCTACGCGGTGGGCGGCGCGCAGGCCGTGGCCGCGCTCGCGTACGGCACGGAGTCCATCGAGCCGGTGGCGAAGATCACCGGCCCCGGCAACGCCTACGTGGCGGCAGCGAAGAAGGTCGTGTCGGGCGATGTCGGGATAGACATGATCGCGGGCCCGTCCGAGGTGTGCGTGGTGGCCGATGCCACGGCCGACCCGGCGCTCGTGGCCATCGACCTCATGGCCCAGGCCGAGCACGACCCGTTGGCCGCATGCTACCTGGTGACGTTCGACGAGGCCTACGCCGACGAGGTGGAGCGCGCCGTGGAGCGCCACCTGGAATCGTCCACGCGTGCCGAGATCACCGCGGCGTCGCTGGCCGACCAGGGGCTCGTCGTGGTGTGCCGCGACATCCCGCAGGCGCTCGCGGCCGTGAACGTCATCGCGCCGGAGCACCTGGAGCTGCATCTCGACCACGCCTTCGACCTTCTGGGCGCCATCCGCAACGCGGGCGCCATCTTCCTGGGCGCGTGGACGCCCGAGGCCGTGGGCGACTACGTGGCCGGGCCGAACCACACGCTGCCCACCGGCGGCACGGCCCGCTATGCCTCTCCGCTCTCGGTGGACGAGTTCGTGAAGAAGTCGAGCGTCATCCAGTACTCGCCGGCCGCGCTCGCCCGCGACGCCGACGCCGTCACCACCATCGCGCGCCACGAGGGCCTGTGGGCCCACGCCATGAGCGTGGAGATGCGCCAGAACCTGCTGCGCACGGGCAACGTGTTCGGCGAGGAGGGCGGCCCCATGGGCGCGGCCTCGGGTGCCGGCGCCGTGGGAAGCGGGGGCGCCGATGCGTAG